The sequence below is a genomic window from Phycodurus eques isolate BA_2022a chromosome 6, UOR_Pequ_1.1, whole genome shotgun sequence.
CCTTTTAGGTACactgaaaaaatgttttggatttgTTTAGTTTACTgtgtggcacggtgaacgaggGGTTAGCacactgtttttttaattgcgaAGCAGTAATAAGTAAGACCCAAACATTTGTGAATATAACTGTGGGTGTGTGTGGATGTAGATCGGTGAAGTGGGTGAAAGCACCTGTACAtacatatttgaaagaaaaatgtaataatattagggatgtttataataattaaacagtACTCATActattagaaaaaaacaacaacaacaaaaagttctaatttcaaacaaatatgtatttaaagaAAGGAAAGAGATGAATAATGAACTCATTAATTTGGGTTGAAGGCCTGTTCCCTTCCCATGCTTGAATTGAGGGGAGGGAGAGCACCACCGGGCACCAATCCAGAGACCACCGCACTCTCGTCGTCCCTCGCCACCACAGGCTCCCGTCGCACACCCCAGCTGCCTAATCCATATGctatatgtatttataaatattaaGTATTTTAAATTTCAATGGATGTGTAGATTTGATTGGACATTattatgtatgtttatttttatttattgtatccCACCCTCAAGCTGGTGTGTACTGCATTAAAAAAGAGCAGGGCACGTGATAGGGGGTCAGCCAGGTATCGAGGTACGACCGGCCGACAAGGGGCGGGGGGACAGCCCAGCCCTGCCCAGCCCTTGACCCGCCTCGGTACACTCCCTACCCATATTAATCTGACATTTGATCACCTAAGCAAGGACAACATGACAGTGGCAGTGTCCGAAATAAATAGATAATTTAAGGTAAGGAAGGCACTGACTTAGTCTTGTGCCACTGAATGAAAGATTTAAAATCGAACAGCACATCCTGACCTTTGACTGTTGGACAAGCTCCTAAAACTGCAGACTTGTACAGTTCCCATGATGTATCGTTCGTAAGCATCCTTCAGGTTTGTAGACTTGAGCTCTAAATCCAACATCTTCTTGGCTATTATAATTGTGATGAAATCATTACAGCATTGCAAAACCTTTCCAGAGCTACAAAGATTTTTACACCAATGTTTTCACACCTGGCATGTTTTTCATTGAGACAATTACAATTGTAAATTTGACTCTAGATCTTACACTCATAATAATGTGATGTGACGTGATCACATTTCTAAAGCTGCATGTAAAATATCGGTGGGTCCAGAATGACTCCACTGCTGGGGTCCTCTGCGTACTCCTCAATGGACGGAAGCTGTTGAAGCGCAATTTGCCTGACTGTGTCTTCTTCGTCCTCCTTGGCTCCCACAGGCAGCGGGTTGCTGTAGATGTAATAGATTCTCGAGTTGTCTTTAGCTGCTTCTGCTCTCCGAAAGAAGGCCAGTGGGTTGATGAAACTGTTCGACCTCTTCACCGCTCTGACTGCAACGGGGTCCGCTGGCTCCCCCTGGGTCACTGCGCTCTCATAAAGCTGGGCTCTCTTTGATTGCCTGGAGAAAAAGAGGCCACCAACTATCAAAATCATATTGTGTTCTAAAATCAACGAAAATGGGACTGCAGTAGCTCAATCAGTCCTCtataccagtggttctcaatgtgtggtacgagtaccagtAGTGGTACGCAGCCTCCCTCTAGTGATAGGCGAAAGaaccactgaattaaatgttcaagctgtgcataatgttaagtacagttcagtcgtatttaactttacagtacatttgcattcagtatttaagaactgtttgtttttcacatttattaaGGTACAGATTATATTCCGTTTTtatgtgtaatacattttaattgaatccttATTTCAGTGGTTTTATTTTCCTACAGCTAAGCATAGTATTAATGTGCAAACTGAACTATGCATAATGTCACAATagcttacaatattaaatagacctaggaataattttttttgatgaacacttgggtcTGCTGTGCTTCTATATTTTGATACTGATCATTGTGGTGGTTCTTGAAGagccatgtatttttttagcTTTACTTGATgagaaaagtttgagaaccacggGCCAAGAAGGAACCCATTAAATGTTTGTGaggatctggataaaggtgcacataattttcttttttttcattgtttgcatCACTGTGGCATCAATGGAATAGCGTAACCCCAAAATCATTAAGGCATGGACTAACTTacagatggacaaacaaacaacaattgcaCTTCATATTGTTTCTGTCACTTGTTTACagttcagccttggtggaggtcttggCTCTACAAAGGGTTATTATTGACATTTTGTTCACATATGATATTTTCATTATCGCATTGCTGAAACCTAATTGTGGCCCAAAACACATAATCAGTGCATCACCTGCTGCGGTTGTAGCACATACTGATGCAGTAGATGGCGGTGATGATGAGGATACACAAGGCCAAGGCAATGATGACTATGTTGAAAACTTTGAACTCTGGGAAAGAGAAAGCACaaggatgttgttgttgttgtttctattAGTATCTGAAAATCAAATGTACTTATGATTCCAGAGAACAAGTTCAATGTGGATTTGATGAACTGGCTATTGAAAGCTATTTCAGCCTTAATTGGATAGCCTTGATGTCCATCTTAAGATCAATGTACTAGTACGTGATTTTTCCTCGCTAGTAAGACAAATCAGAGCGCTGCGACTGTGTCTTaccagtagttttttttccactactattGCCAGTTTTGGCCTACAAGTatgcaattaaaccttactaATAGACTACTGTGCGGCAGTAGTAACACTACTAGCTCCAACCAGTAGGCATGTGTCACGCACTAGTAGGCTCcttatcaaggatattgaattcATGatttccatatttatttattcgatATTCTTGATAAGGAGGCGACTTGTGCAtgacacatgcctactagttgggccTAGGAGTGTTACTAGCATAGCACAGTTGTTTACGAGTTTACACCAGTGATGGCGCTAACGCATTACTTTGCATGACTCAAAATGGCCActattttgagtaacgagcaatgTCACACGTTACTGAATCCAGGAAATTAACCAAGTTACTTCATTAAACTAATGGTAGTTTCTATTGAGTCATCAATGATTCTTTACAAGCAATCCTTTATGCCTCATGACTTTAGAAAGCAGTACCTAATCTGTCCAATGGTATTTGACTAAATACTACTACTCGAgtccaatatttggctactctactcaCCTGTAGGTGTATATTACGaggtaatgggtacggttaaactaatgctctttttgtactgtggctaagtgatattcctgccaaaAAGGTTACTTACgatctaacttagttacttttgaaatgaaGTGATCAGTTAAGTGACTAAGtaacttttaagctcaagtaatcagaaAAGTAACTTTTTCAAAGGTAACTCTGGCGACACTATTAATCACGCACTAGTAGGCCAAAGGTGGCTCCAGTAGTGGAAACAAAAAATTACTAGCTAGACACAGTTGTTCGAATTGTCTTAATAGTGAGGGCAAAGAGCAAACTAGTACACGGACCTTAAGGTGGATAACAGCAATATCGAATAAATGTTCTAGCCACTTTCCATAAAAAGCAGCTTCAACCAATGTAGTTTGCGTTTGAAGTTAAAAATACAACTGTGtgattttaatgaaaaacatcAATAAGCCCTGAGCAAATTTGATATTTCAGAAGTCTGTATCAAATTGGTatagcccttcacattaatcagtacccaagaagtagctctcacttTCAAAAAGCCGGTGACCCTCAGTCaacattatataaaaaaaggatAACAGACCAAAAACCGCTGTTTTCATCTCGTCATCATGGAGATCCAAAGTTGCGTTGAAATGAAGGCTGTGAGCTGTCATCACTCGAACCTCTCGTGAGCCAGTCATGTTGCGAGCAAGCGAGCAAACCTGAGCGTCAAGCTCCTACCATTGGATTCAATAGAATCTTGGGCCATGTGACTCAAAGCGCTTGGATCGGTTGCCATGGAGACACCCCCTCTTTTTGTCACTCCTCATTTcaactctctctcgctctctcccccTCGTTCTCACGTTTACTGCTCATTATTCTGTTCAAGCACTTGAAGGGAGAACGTTGCACTCTTTCACACTGTTTGTGATGTTTGTGAAGCCTCTCAGCTTGCAGAGGAAATTCCTAAAACTTAAGAAATGTTCAGATGTGACAGTTAActctttttgtattgttttggctTACTGTCACATAACATTTCAGTTAATAAGGGGTAAAATGTTATTGACTTGCAGCTGTGTCACCATCTAATTCAAGTAGTTTCCACCTTTTTCTGTTTTCAGGCTCTGAGTCCAATTGAAAGAATTCTAGAGGGGAACCCAAATAGGCCTCTGCAGATATTTGGTTCCAAAGAAGTTGCAAGAGCCAAATCAGTCCAAAGAACAACAAAGGCAGCATTCTCCCTTTCCTTATGCTTCATTTCATCCTGCAGCACAATGCCATTTATTTGCGCATCTAATAAATGACTGGTCTGTTTAATTAGGAAGATAAGCTGTATGTATATACCTGTATGGGGCAATCCATAGTATCTATCTTACTGTTTGCGTGTATATATGCTGGCAAATatcattaaattagaaaatCGTGGAAAACTTCTTTTGGACATTATTTCAgatcaaaaagtgaaactcatcgATTCACTACACACACTAAAAGATTTgatgtttctattttttataattttgatgattatatctTACTACGTAGGCCAGGCTTAAAGGGACATGGGCATaagaaaaatatgtttctcGTTGGGatgagaaactttctcattGTTTGAATGAGAAATGTCTTTAACTACAAGCGGTATAACCCAAAATATAAGCTTACTAACTCCTGCACTTATTTTCGCCCCAAAATGCAAATCGAAATGTAGTTTAGGGTCTGCCATTTAGTGCACGCATGCAATGGACTACTTTGTTCAAACAAGAACGTTTCTCATTAGGATGAGAACGTTTGTCGTCCTAAACAAAAATGCCactaaaaatgtgaatattacaCACAAAACTATCAAAGGTATTGAGAAATTTGA
It includes:
- the si:dkey-246e1.3 gene encoding uncharacterized protein si:dkey-246e1.3, producing the protein MTGSREVRVMTAHSLHFNATLDLHDDEMKTAVFEFKVFNIVIIALALCILIITAIYCISMCYNRSRQSKRAQLYESAVTQGEPADPVAVRAVKRSNSFINPLAFFRRAEAAKDNSRIYYIYSNPLPVGAKEDEEDTVRQIALQQLPSIEEYAEDPSSGVILDPPIFYMQL